Genomic segment of Leptolyngbyaceae cyanobacterium:
TCATCCGCGCCAACACGGTGGGATTGGCAATTTTGTAGCCATTCAAATGCAGGATGGGAAGAACCGCGCCATCGTGTTTAGGATTGAGAAACTTGTTCGAGTGCCAACTAGTAGCGAGTGGCCCTGTTTCCGCTTCCCCATCTCCCACCACGCAGGTAACGATCAAATCCGGATTGTCAAAAGCAGCACCATAAGCATGAACTAAAGAGTAACCCAACTCGCCGCCTTCATGAATCGAACCGGGAATTTGCGGCGCAACGTGGCTGGGAATCCCGCCAGGAAAGGAGAATTGTTTAAATAGTTTTTTCATTCCCTCGGCATCTTGGGTGATGTCGGGGTAGTATTCACTGTAACTTCCTTCTAGATAAGTGTTAGCAACTATACCCGGCCCACCATGACCCGGCCCGATGATGTAAATCATGTTCAGGTCGTTAGCTTTAATCACCCGGTTAAGATGAACGTAGATAAAATTTAACCCAGGTGTCGTACCCCAGTGTCCGAGTAATCTAGGCTTAACGTGTTCTATTTTCAGGGGTTCTCGGAGTAGGGGATTATCTAATAAATATATTTGTCCCACAGAAAGATAGTTAGCTGCCCGCCAGTAAGCGTTCATCTTACGCAGTTCTTCTGCGCTGAGGGGTTTCGTTTTTTCTAGAGTTGCTACTACCATACCTGGTGGGTTAATCCTAAATAAACGATTTTTGACAAATTTTCACTTCCATTATGACGGCAGGATATTTTGTATCCTATTGCTTAGGGTAGATTTCCTCAAAAATAAAAAATGCTCGTAAAAGCTTGATGAATATTTGGTTAAAAGTGCGTTAACTCAAATTGTCCACTAGGGTTAGAAACGGGGTCTTTTGCAATTAGCGATACCTGAAATTATAAATTTTTTGCGGTAGTTACCTGGTTTCTCAAGTCTGGCTGAGAATGTTATGCGTTGGAAATTAGTTGCGATCTGCTTAATGAGGATTAATCGCAAATTCTGCGGGATAGAAACGGGATAGAAACCCGGTTTCTTGAAGAAACCGGGTTTCTATGTACCAGTCAGCAAAATTTTGGATATTACTAATAGTTTTATTGCTTTAAAAAACTGTACAGCGTGAAATATGCAAATTAATAATTAGAAAAAATAAATGCAGATAAATCAATGAATTATCTGCATTTATCTTCGATGAAAGTAGGGGGGAGATTACCCACCCTACATAAATCAATTTTGCTGAAAAGTGCTATCTGCCGATACCTGAGTAGCTACCGAGACTTGCTGAACAGGTACTGCCGCTTGTTGCAAAATTGGCGTGCGCGTAATCGAACTATTCGCCAAAGTAAACAGCGGATTAGACAAAATGCCAGCTAGAGAGGTGGCAATTACTGACAATACCAACCCAACTTGTAAAGGGCGCATTCCCGGTAAATTCCAGCGAATTTCGGGATAATTCTTCACAGCGTCGGACATTTCTTGGGGTTCTTTTACTACCATCATCTTCACGACGCGGATGTAGTAGTAAATGGAGATAACGCTAGTGATTAAACCTAGTAGTACTAACAGGTAAAGTCCAGCTTGCCAACCTGCCCAGAATAGATACAGTTTGCCAAAGAACCCAGCCAAAGGTGGTATTCCGCCGAGAGACAGCAGACAAATACTGAGTCCTAAGGTGAGAAGGGGGTCTTTTTGATACAAACCGGAGTATTCGCTAATTTGGTCGGTTCCCGTCCGTAACGTGAACAGGATGACGCAGGTGAAGCCGCCCAAGTTCATGAACAGGTAAATCAGGAGGTAAAAAACCATACTGGCATAACCAGCTTCGGTGCTGGCAATCAAACCCAGCATGACAAAACCGGCTTGGGCGATCGAAGAATAAGCTAGCATCCGTTTCATGCTAGTTTGGGCGAGGGCAACTACGTTACCCAACACCATACTGAGAATCGCCAGGGCGGTAAATACAAAGTGCCATTGTTCGGTAACCAGGGGAAAAGCAGTGACCATCAAACGGATGGCGAGGGCAAATCCGGCTGCTTTGGAACCGACGGAGAGGAATGCTACCACTGGGGTGGGCGAACCTTCGTAAACGTCGGGCGTCCACTGGTGGAAGGGTACGGCGGATATCTTGAAGGCAATACCGGCGATCGCAAATACTAAAGCAATCACCAAACCTAAGGATTGACCGCTACTAGCAATCTGAGATGCGATCGCTTCTAAGCGAGTTTCTCCACCAGACAATCCGTACAGCAAAGAGATGCCGTATAGAAAAATACCGGAACTGCTAGCGCCGATCAGCAGGTATTTCAACGCTGCTTCGTTCGATCGAGGGTCGCGTTTGGTATAACCTGTCAGCAAGTACGAAGAAATACTGAGGGTTTCCAAACTAACGAAAATCGTCACCAACTCATTTGCCCCAGATAGGAACATACCGCCAACTGTTGCAGAAAGCAAAATGGCGATAAATTCCCCCAACGACGTGCCAGACTGTTCGATGTAGCGGATGGACATCAAAATCGTCACAGCCGCCGATACAGCAACTACTCCCCGAAATACGATACTGAGGGCATCACCGTTAAACCCGCCCAGAAAGGCGATCGTATTTTCCTTGTCCCATTGAAAGTACAGGGAAACGACGGCAAGCAGAAGACCTGCGATCGCTGCATAAGGCGTCCAACGGGAGGAAGTGCGCCCTCCAATCAAGTCGCCCATCAATACCACGACGAGGGTAACAATCACGATACCCTCTGGCCAAATCGTGCCAGCATTCAGCTGGGCTGCTAGTTCAGCAAAACTCATAGCACCTATAATTATTGGGAATGAGGCATAGAAACTGGGTTCCTTAATATTATTGCGTTCTAGGTTGCTTCTCACCAGTTTGTCGTGAGGACTTTAGTCCTCAAGTGCGCCAATTATCCAACTTCAAACCGTAACCCAATCCTTGAATCCGCTGATAGTGCGCTAAATTGCCACTAACCAAAGTTAAATCATGTTGTAGCGCCGTAGCAGCAATTATCGCATCAGCTAGACCGATTGGTTGTCCCGTTCGTTCCAAATCACCGTAAATCCGTCCGGCTATTTCAGCAGTAACAGCGTCCATTATTAATACTTCCGCATCGAACATATCCGCGAAAAACTGTTGAATGCGGTCTTCCCGTTGACGCTTGTGCCATCCTGCAACAATCTCGGTAAAAGTAACCACGGATATCGTGTAATAGTTAAATATAGCCAAATAAGCAGTAGCTCTTGATGCAACTTGCTGATTGACGTTCTTGCGAACCTCAGAAAGAATATCGGTGTCAAGTAGTGACTTTTCCAACTTTTTGATTTAGTGGATGTGCGGCTCGGCTTTTCATTATATCTTCAAGTATCTCATCTACTAATTCAGGTTCATCTGCCCACCCGCCCTTTATACGGTCTTTTGGTGGTTCTGACTCGGCTAATTTTTTAATAGCATAGGCAATTAGATCAGAAAAATTGCGATCGCTTTGATTTGCCATCCGCTTCGCAAGCCAGTATGTCGATTCTTCCAATTCAATTTCCACTTTTATTTTTTTCATTTTCATAGTACCTCTGTTTTTTCACTCCAACTAAGCGCAATCTTAACATCTTCTATCTGTGGCTCGTGCGCTCAAGCATAATAAAGTAAAGTAGCATCATAATATCTTCATTAATGCTATTCAGGCTAGGTGTAAGGCTATGAATCTTTTAACATTAAATTTAAACACCGTTCACCTGAGTGACGAACAATTCTATCAATTATGTCAAAATAACCACGATTTACAATTTGAACGAACTGCCCAAGGAGAATTAATCATTATGCCCCCCGTGGGAGGAGAAAGTGGCAATCGAGAAGCTGACTTAATCATCGATTTGGGAATCTGGAATCGCCAAACACAACTTGGTTATACTTTCAGTTCCTCAACTATATTTAAGTTACCTAATGGTGCTGACCGTTCACCGGATGCTGCTTGGATTCGGCGGGAACGCTGGGAATCTCTGACACCAGAACAAAGACGCAAATTTCCGCCGATCGCACCAGATTTTGCGATCGAATTAAGGTCAGCAACAGACGACTTAGAAATGTTGCGGCATAAAATTCAAGAATATATGGAAGCAGGAGTGCAATTGGCATGGTTGATTAACCCCCAACAGCAACAAGTGGAAATTTTTCGGCAAGGACAAGACGTGGAAGTACGAAATCTTCCTACAGAATTATCAGGGGAAAATGTATTGCCTGGATTTAGTTTGAATCTATCTCTTTATTAATATTTTTGCCTTAAGTCTGTACTGCAAATTCTTCTGGTGCAGTTCCCCAATTCACCCAACTAATTGCTTCTCGAGCAGATTTCAGATTGGGAGGTACTCGCAAAACATGAATCGCGCCCGTACTCGGACAAGTCATTTTTAATAGATAAATTGGTTCAAAATCGAGATAATCTTTTAATTTTAAAAGGGTGTATTCCTGCCATTTATCGAGTTCGGTAATGGCTAATTCCTGACAAATTCTGCCATAACCAATTCCCTGTATTAAAACTCGTCGTATTTCTGCATTATTTTCTTCTAAAAGCCATTGTGGTTCCCACTCGTGAGGTAGCAATTTACCATATTTTTCAGGTAAGTTAACACCATGATATGAATAAATACTATATCCATCGGGAAACTGAAGGGCTGGTTTTCCTTCCGCGTGTAATTTTTGTTGCGAATCAAAAGAAATTTCACTAGGTCGATCGCACGCCAAACAAATCCCTTCAAAAGGGTAAGTCCAACTACAATACTTGACAATCGACTGCATCAATTCCCAC
This window contains:
- a CDS encoding NAD(P)H-quinone oxidoreductase subunit N produces the protein MSFAELAAQLNAGTIWPEGIVIVTLVVVLMGDLIGGRTSSRWTPYAAIAGLLLAVVSLYFQWDKENTIAFLGGFNGDALSIVFRGVVAVSAAVTILMSIRYIEQSGTSLGEFIAILLSATVGGMFLSGANELVTIFVSLETLSISSYLLTGYTKRDPRSNEAALKYLLIGASSSGIFLYGISLLYGLSGGETRLEAIASQIASSGQSLGLVIALVFAIAGIAFKISAVPFHQWTPDVYEGSPTPVVAFLSVGSKAAGFALAIRLMVTAFPLVTEQWHFVFTALAILSMVLGNVVALAQTSMKRMLAYSSIAQAGFVMLGLIASTEAGYASMVFYLLIYLFMNLGGFTCVILFTLRTGTDQISEYSGLYQKDPLLTLGLSICLLSLGGIPPLAGFFGKLYLFWAGWQAGLYLLVLLGLITSVISIYYYIRVVKMMVVKEPQEMSDAVKNYPEIRWNLPGMRPLQVGLVLSVIATSLAGILSNPLFTLANSSITRTPILQQAAVPVQQVSVATQVSADSTFQQN
- a CDS encoding PIN domain-containing protein, which gives rise to MEKSLLDTDILSEVRKNVNQQVASRATAYLAIFNYYTISVVTFTEIVAGWHKRQREDRIQQFFADMFDAEVLIMDAVTAEIAGRIYGDLERTGQPIGLADAIIAATALQHDLTLVSGNLAHYQRIQGLGYGLKLDNWRT
- a CDS encoding Uma2 family endonuclease, with translation MNLLTLNLNTVHLSDEQFYQLCQNNHDLQFERTAQGELIIMPPVGGESGNREADLIIDLGIWNRQTQLGYTFSSSTIFKLPNGADRSPDAAWIRRERWESLTPEQRRKFPPIAPDFAIELRSATDDLEMLRHKIQEYMEAGVQLAWLINPQQQQVEIFRQGQDVEVRNLPTELSGENVLPGFSLNLSLY